A genomic region of Streptomyces sp. NBC_00247 contains the following coding sequences:
- a CDS encoding SulP family inorganic anion transporter — protein MSSTVPAVSTDSPAARLRALKPDWLGDPKVWRTEVLAGLVVGLALIPEAISFSVIAGVDPAVGLFSAFTMAVVISVVGGRRAMISAATGAVSLVVAPLNREHGFGYLVAAVILAGVFQIVLGALGVAKLMRFVPRSVMVGFVNSLAILVFMAQVPEMRDVPWAVYPLIVAGLALLVFFPKVTTVVPAPLVSIVVLTAFTVAAGISVPTVGDRGELPSSLPVPGLPDVPFTLHTLTTVAPYALAMALVGLMESLMTAKLVDEITDTRSDKTRESVGQGIANIVTGFFGGMGGCAMIGQTMINVKVSGARTRLSTFLAGVFLMVLCIAFGPVVSDIPMAALVGVMAMVSFATFDWHSIAPRTLRRMPAGEIAVMVITVVVVVATHNLAIGVVVGSVLAMVVFAKRVAHSADVTAVTDPDGTTVVYRVTGALFFASSNELVSRFDYAGDPERVVIDLSAAHVWDASSVAVLDTIGARYAQRGKTVGITGLNEPSARLHDRLSGQLSAGG, from the coding sequence TTGTCCTCCACCGTCCCCGCCGTCTCCACCGATTCACCGGCCGCGCGGCTGCGCGCGCTGAAGCCCGACTGGCTGGGCGACCCGAAGGTCTGGCGCACCGAGGTGCTGGCCGGGCTGGTGGTCGGTCTCGCGCTGATTCCCGAGGCAATCTCGTTCTCGGTCATCGCCGGGGTCGATCCGGCGGTCGGCCTGTTCTCCGCGTTCACCATGGCCGTGGTGATCTCCGTGGTGGGCGGGCGCCGGGCGATGATCTCGGCGGCCACCGGTGCGGTGTCCCTGGTGGTCGCGCCGCTCAACCGTGAGCACGGCTTCGGCTACCTGGTCGCCGCCGTGATCCTCGCCGGGGTCTTCCAGATCGTCCTGGGGGCGCTGGGGGTGGCGAAACTGATGCGGTTCGTCCCCCGCTCGGTGATGGTCGGCTTCGTGAACTCGCTGGCGATCCTGGTCTTCATGGCGCAGGTGCCCGAGATGCGGGACGTGCCCTGGGCGGTTTACCCGCTGATCGTGGCCGGGCTGGCGCTGCTGGTGTTCTTCCCCAAGGTCACCACGGTCGTGCCGGCCCCGCTGGTCTCGATCGTGGTGCTCACCGCCTTCACCGTGGCGGCGGGGATCTCGGTGCCGACCGTGGGCGACCGGGGCGAGCTGCCGTCGTCCCTGCCGGTGCCCGGCCTGCCGGACGTGCCCTTCACCCTCCACACGCTGACGACCGTGGCGCCGTACGCGCTCGCGATGGCGCTGGTCGGGCTGATGGAGTCGCTGATGACGGCGAAGCTGGTCGACGAGATCACGGACACCCGGTCGGACAAGACCCGGGAGTCGGTCGGCCAGGGCATCGCCAACATCGTCACCGGCTTCTTCGGCGGCATGGGCGGCTGCGCGATGATCGGCCAGACGATGATCAACGTGAAGGTGTCCGGGGCGCGGACCCGGCTGTCGACGTTCCTGGCCGGCGTGTTCCTGATGGTGCTCTGCATCGCCTTCGGCCCGGTGGTCTCCGACATCCCGATGGCCGCCCTGGTCGGGGTCATGGCGATGGTCTCGTTCGCCACGTTCGACTGGCACTCCATAGCCCCGAGGACGCTGCGCCGGATGCCCGCGGGGGAGATCGCCGTCATGGTGATCACCGTGGTGGTCGTCGTCGCCACCCACAACCTCGCCATCGGCGTGGTCGTCGGCTCGGTCCTCGCGATGGTGGTCTTCGCCAAGCGGGTGGCCCACTCCGCGGACGTCACCGCCGTCACCGACCCGGACGGCACCACCGTGGTCTACCGGGTGACCGGAGCCCTCTTCTTCGCCTCCTCCAACGAGCTCGTCTCCCGCTTCGACTACGCGGGGGACCCGGAGCGGGTGGTGATCGACCTGTCCGCCGCGCATGTCTGGGACGCCTCGTCCGTGGCCGTCCTCGACACGATCGGCGCCCGGTACGCCCAGCGGGGCAAGACCGTCGGGATCACCGGCCTGAACGAGCCCAGCGCCCGTCTCCACGACCGGCTCAGCGGGCAGCTCTCCGCGGGCGGCTGA
- a CDS encoding nucleobase:cation symporter-2 family protein encodes MGVSDPAPVPPREQDVHPVDRRPSPGRLATFGLQHVLVMYTGCVTVPLVFGGAAGLDTSTIGLLINADLLVAGLITLIQSLGVGKVLGVRLPVVTGATFAGVTPMILIHGEYGMQAVYGSMLAAGLFGLLMAVPFARLVRYFPPLVSGVVITVIGLSLIGVAAGLITGSDPKAADYASGTRLGLAAGVIVFIVLFARFVRGFAGQTGILIALIVGTLVAIPLDLTDFSGVPDADWVGLAAPFHFGAPEFPVSAVVSMCVVMLVIFTESTATMLAVGEATGRPLTDKDLARGLAADGLSGVLGGAMNSFMDTVFSQNVGLIRLTRVSSRYVTAVAGGVLVALGLVPRLGELVAALPGPVVGAAALVLFATVTMVGVNTLRRVDLDRGHNLTIAAVALGIGLLPEMSEGIYANFPSWVQIVFGSGITAAAFTAFLLNLLFHHTPWGAAPGREGVPATPATEEPAPETEPVPEGSASADRGAPSAAGTT; translated from the coding sequence ATGGGCGTATCAGATCCCGCACCGGTTCCGCCGAGGGAGCAGGACGTCCATCCGGTCGACCGGCGCCCTTCCCCGGGCAGACTCGCCACCTTCGGACTCCAGCACGTGCTCGTCATGTACACCGGCTGCGTCACCGTGCCGCTGGTCTTCGGCGGGGCCGCCGGGCTCGACACCTCGACGATCGGCCTGCTGATCAACGCGGACCTGCTGGTCGCCGGGCTGATCACCCTGATCCAGAGCCTCGGCGTGGGCAAGGTCCTCGGTGTACGCCTGCCGGTCGTCACGGGCGCCACCTTCGCGGGGGTCACCCCGATGATCCTGATCCACGGCGAGTACGGCATGCAGGCGGTGTACGGGTCGATGCTGGCCGCCGGGCTCTTCGGACTGCTGATGGCCGTGCCGTTCGCACGGCTGGTCCGCTACTTCCCGCCCCTGGTCAGCGGTGTGGTCATCACGGTCATCGGCCTCTCGCTGATCGGCGTGGCCGCCGGGCTCATCACCGGCAGCGACCCGAAGGCGGCCGACTACGCGTCGGGGACCCGGCTCGGGCTCGCCGCCGGGGTGATCGTCTTCATCGTGCTCTTCGCCCGCTTCGTCAGGGGCTTCGCCGGGCAGACAGGCATTCTGATCGCCCTGATCGTCGGCACCCTGGTCGCCATACCCCTGGACCTCACCGACTTCTCCGGCGTCCCGGACGCGGACTGGGTGGGACTGGCAGCCCCGTTCCACTTCGGCGCCCCGGAATTCCCGGTCTCGGCCGTGGTCTCGATGTGCGTGGTGATGCTGGTGATCTTCACCGAGTCGACGGCCACGATGCTGGCGGTGGGCGAGGCGACCGGGCGGCCCCTCACGGACAAGGACCTGGCGCGCGGACTCGCGGCGGACGGGCTGTCGGGCGTGCTCGGCGGCGCGATGAACTCCTTCATGGACACCGTCTTCTCGCAGAACGTCGGACTCATCCGCCTCACCCGGGTCTCCAGCCGTTACGTCACGGCGGTCGCCGGCGGCGTCCTGGTCGCGCTCGGCCTGGTCCCGAGGCTCGGCGAGCTCGTCGCCGCGCTGCCCGGCCCGGTGGTGGGAGCAGCCGCCCTGGTGCTGTTCGCCACGGTGACCATGGTCGGGGTGAACACCCTGCGCCGGGTGGACCTCGACCGGGGCCACAACCTGACGATCGCCGCGGTGGCGCTGGGGATCGGTCTGCTGCCGGAGATGTCCGAGGGCATCTACGCGAACTTCCCGTCCTGGGTGCAGATCGTATTCGGCAGCGGTATCACGGCGGCGGCGTTCACGGCGTTCCTGCTGAACCTGCTGTTCCACCACACGCCCTGGGGAGCTGCGCCCGGAAGGGAGGGCGTACCGGCCACACCCGCGACGGAAGAGCCCGCACCGGAAACCGAGCCGGTACCGGAGGGGAGCGCGTCGGCCGATCGGGGCGCTCCGAGCGCCGCAGGGACCACCTGA
- a CDS encoding polysaccharide deacetylase family protein produces the protein MSGVLAGCGGPGGHPATTRPPHGASPSSASPSSAPARPVPGPPPTLAPGPEGLTPVFERRPKGAAPTGEKVVALTFDADMTADEGDRAAAGEPFDNPPLIALLHHLRVESTIFMTGRWAEEYPDQARAIGTDPAFEIANHSYSHYAFSSPCYGLPAVAKEEMKGEVERAFAAFRTAGARNVVPYFRFPGGCYDEEALRALAPEKVTAVQWDVVGGDAFATDPDAVAEQVLAGVTPGSLVVLHCTRSAAPATERAVRRIVPELRARGYRFVKVSELMRAAPGS, from the coding sequence TTGAGCGGGGTGCTCGCCGGATGCGGCGGTCCGGGCGGGCACCCCGCCACCACCCGACCGCCGCACGGCGCCTCCCCCTCCTCCGCCTCCCCCTCCTCCGCACCCGCGCGGCCGGTCCCCGGACCTCCGCCCACCCTCGCCCCGGGACCCGAGGGCCTCACCCCGGTTTTCGAGCGGCGACCGAAGGGCGCGGCTCCGACGGGCGAGAAGGTCGTGGCGCTCACCTTCGACGCCGACATGACCGCCGACGAGGGCGACCGGGCGGCGGCGGGCGAACCGTTCGACAACCCGCCGCTGATCGCCCTGCTGCACCACCTCAGGGTCGAGTCGACGATCTTCATGACCGGCCGCTGGGCGGAGGAGTACCCGGACCAGGCCCGGGCGATCGGCACGGACCCCGCCTTCGAGATCGCCAACCACTCCTACAGCCACTACGCCTTCTCCTCCCCCTGCTACGGCCTGCCGGCCGTGGCGAAGGAGGAGATGAAGGGCGAGGTGGAGCGTGCGTTCGCCGCCTTCCGTACGGCAGGAGCCCGCAACGTCGTCCCGTACTTCCGCTTCCCCGGCGGCTGTTACGACGAGGAGGCGCTGCGCGCGCTGGCCCCCGAGAAGGTGACGGCGGTCCAGTGGGACGTGGTCGGAGGCGACGCGTTCGCGACCGACCCGGACGCGGTGGCCGAGCAGGTACTGGCAGGCGTGACCCCCGGCTCACTGGTGGTGCTGCACTGCACCCGTAGCGCCGCCCCGGCCACCGAGAGGGCGGTACGCCGGATCGTCCCCGAACTCCGCGCGCGCGGCTACCGGTTCGTGAAGGTGTCGGAGCTGATGCGGGCGGCCCCCGGAAGCTGA
- the zapE gene encoding cell division protein ZapE: MSSSTTAPGSDSLAGAAPLSLCARRPHVPADRLVAEMVPPPRFDSVRFATYVPDPTQPSQSEAVTVLNSFAAGLGGAYASGEGRRRWFAKKPAAPAGPRGVYLDGGYGVGKTHLLASLWHATPAEPALKAFGTFVELTNLVGALGFQQTVKTLSGHRLLCIDEFELDDPGDTVLVSSLLSRLVEAGVALAATSNTLPGKLGEGRFAAADFLREIQGLSAHFRPLRIDGQDYRHRGLPEAPPPFDDEQVTRAAYATPGAALDDFTALLGHLAEVHPSRYGAMTDGVDAVCLTGVVPVPDQSTALRLVVLADRLYDREIPVLASGIPFDRLFSEEMLNGGYRKKYFRAISRLTALARDAKGLVAQ, encoded by the coding sequence GTGTCGTCCTCCACCACCGCTCCGGGGTCAGATTCCCTCGCCGGCGCGGCTCCGCTGTCCCTGTGCGCCCGTCGGCCGCACGTCCCCGCCGATCGTCTGGTCGCCGAGATGGTGCCGCCGCCGCGCTTCGATTCGGTGCGTTTCGCCACGTACGTCCCTGATCCGACCCAGCCCAGCCAGAGCGAGGCCGTCACGGTCCTCAACTCCTTCGCGGCCGGTCTCGGCGGGGCGTACGCGTCGGGCGAGGGCAGGCGGCGGTGGTTCGCGAAGAAGCCCGCGGCCCCGGCCGGACCGCGCGGGGTCTACCTCGACGGCGGGTACGGCGTCGGCAAGACCCACCTGCTCGCCTCCCTCTGGCACGCCACCCCCGCCGAGCCGGCGCTGAAGGCCTTCGGCACGTTCGTGGAGCTGACGAACCTCGTCGGGGCGCTGGGCTTCCAGCAGACCGTGAAGACCCTGAGCGGGCACCGGCTTCTCTGCATCGACGAGTTCGAACTCGACGACCCGGGCGACACCGTGCTGGTCTCCTCGCTGCTCAGCAGGCTGGTGGAGGCGGGCGTCGCACTGGCGGCGACCTCCAACACGCTGCCGGGCAAGCTCGGCGAGGGCCGGTTCGCCGCCGCCGACTTCCTCCGCGAGATCCAGGGGCTCTCCGCGCACTTCCGCCCGCTGCGGATCGACGGCCAGGACTACCGGCACCGTGGCCTGCCCGAGGCTCCGCCGCCCTTCGACGACGAGCAGGTCACCAGGGCCGCGTACGCCACCCCGGGCGCGGCGTTGGACGACTTCACCGCGCTCCTCGGGCACCTGGCCGAGGTGCACCCCAGCAGGTACGGGGCGATGACCGACGGGGTGGACGCGGTCTGCCTCACCGGGGTGGTGCCGGTGCCGGACCAGTCGACGGCGCTGCGTCTGGTGGTGCTCGCCGACCGGCTGTACGACCGTGAGATCCCGGTCCTCGCCTCGGGCATACCCTTCGACCGGCTGTTCAGTGAGGAGATGCTGAACGGGGGGTACCGCAAGAAGTACTTCCGGGCCATCTCCCGGCTGACGGCACTGGCGAGGGACGCGAAGGGGCTGGTTGCGCAGTAG
- the murC gene encoding UDP-N-acetylmuramate--L-alanine ligase, whose amino-acid sequence MAPGIPAAMERPHFIGIGGAGMSGIAKILAQRGAKVAGSDAKESGTADALRALGATVHIGHAAAHLADDATCVVVSSAIRADNPELLRAAELSVPVVHRSDALASLMTGTRAIAVAGTHGKTTTTSMLAVALSSLNLDPSYAIGGDLEGPGTNAAHGGGEIFVAEADESDRSFQKYDPEVAIVLNVELDHHANYASMDEIYESFEKFAGKITPGGTLVVAADQPGAVELTRRLRESARADLNIVTYGESGAADVRVHKVTPRGLTSEVTVLLNGKFLTFTVSVPGRHYAHNAVAALAAGVALGIPAHNLASALGTYTGVKRRLQLKGEAAGVQVIDSYAHHPTEMTADLEAMRGAAADARILVVFQPHLFSRTQELGTEMGQALALADASVVLDIYPAREDPVPGVTSALIIDAALAAGADVTAVHDAADVPGIVAGMAKPGDLVLTMGAGDVTDLGPHILDQLSK is encoded by the coding sequence ATGGCACCCGGTATTCCTGCCGCCATGGAACGGCCGCACTTCATCGGCATCGGCGGCGCCGGAATGTCGGGCATCGCGAAGATCCTCGCCCAGCGGGGCGCGAAGGTGGCGGGCAGCGACGCCAAGGAGTCCGGGACGGCCGACGCGCTGCGCGCGCTGGGGGCGACCGTCCACATCGGTCACGCCGCGGCCCACCTGGCCGACGACGCGACCTGTGTGGTCGTCTCCAGCGCCATCCGAGCCGACAACCCGGAGCTGCTGCGCGCCGCCGAGCTCTCCGTCCCGGTCGTGCACCGCTCCGACGCGCTCGCCTCGCTGATGACCGGAACCCGGGCCATCGCCGTGGCCGGTACGCACGGCAAGACGACCACCACGTCGATGCTCGCCGTCGCCCTCTCCTCGCTGAACCTCGACCCCTCGTACGCCATCGGCGGCGACCTGGAGGGACCGGGCACCAACGCCGCCCACGGCGGGGGCGAGATCTTCGTGGCGGAGGCCGACGAGAGCGACCGCAGCTTCCAGAAGTACGACCCCGAGGTCGCGATCGTCCTCAACGTCGAGCTGGACCACCACGCGAACTACGCCTCGATGGACGAGATCTACGAGTCCTTCGAGAAGTTCGCCGGGAAGATCACCCCCGGCGGCACCCTCGTCGTCGCCGCCGATCAGCCCGGGGCCGTCGAACTCACCCGGCGGCTGCGCGAGAGCGCACGGGCCGACCTGAACATCGTCACCTACGGCGAGTCCGGGGCCGCCGACGTGCGCGTCCACAAGGTCACCCCGCGCGGTCTGACCAGCGAGGTCACGGTCCTGCTGAACGGCAAGTTCCTCACCTTCACCGTCTCCGTGCCCGGCCGCCACTACGCCCACAACGCCGTCGCGGCCCTCGCCGCCGGTGTCGCCCTCGGCATCCCCGCGCACAACCTCGCCTCCGCCCTCGGCACGTACACCGGGGTCAAGCGCCGCCTCCAGCTCAAGGGCGAGGCCGCGGGAGTCCAGGTCATCGACTCGTACGCGCACCACCCCACCGAGATGACCGCCGACCTGGAGGCCATGCGCGGCGCCGCCGCCGACGCGCGCATCCTCGTCGTCTTCCAGCCCCACCTGTTCTCCCGCACGCAGGAGCTCGGCACCGAGATGGGCCAGGCACTCGCCCTCGCCGACGCCTCCGTGGTCCTGGACATCTACCCGGCCCGCGAGGACCCGGTCCCCGGGGTCACCAGCGCGCTGATCATCGATGCCGCCCTGGCGGCCGGCGCCGACGTCACCGCCGTGCACGACGCGGCGGACGTCCCGGGGATCGTCGCGGGAATGGCGAAGCCGGGTGATCTGGTTCTCACCATGGGAGCGGGCGACGTCACCGACCTCGGCCCGCACATCCTGGACCAGCTGTCGAAGTGA
- a CDS encoding DUF2267 domain-containing protein has product MQNMTDSTQCAPAMTYTLMLEKIRYDGAYPTKERAEEAVRLVLAGLGGQLSGTERENLAARLPGEAAGIFLAGRPEAPLTGRDFVTSLALLTGASTATTRWDTGSVLTTVAQLAGPDLLAQLLQALPQGYALLFGRAELARAA; this is encoded by the coding sequence ATGCAGAACATGACTGACTCCACCCAGTGCGCTCCGGCCATGACCTACACCCTGATGCTCGAAAAGATCCGCTACGACGGCGCGTACCCGACCAAGGAACGGGCCGAGGAAGCGGTACGGCTCGTACTGGCCGGTCTCGGAGGACAGTTGTCCGGAACCGAGCGCGAGAACCTGGCGGCCCGGCTCCCGGGTGAGGCCGCGGGCATCTTCCTCGCCGGAAGACCCGAAGCCCCGCTCACCGGACGTGACTTCGTCACCTCGCTCGCTCTGCTGACCGGCGCGAGCACCGCCACCACCCGCTGGGACACGGGCTCCGTCCTGACCACGGTGGCCCAGCTGGCCGGCCCCGATCTCCTGGCCCAGCTGCTCCAGGCACTCCCCCAGGGGTACGCGCTCCTCTTCGGCCGCGCCGAGCTCGCCCGCGCCGCCTGA
- a CDS encoding indole-3-glycerol phosphate synthase, which translates to MIEKPLTPEDVEFVTTLHGDERISFIVLMQPRGDQADVLLRAIDDVALGELRDAANEGDEPEGKEAREPARLALQHSLLALRAAGSEAVGQVVEEHPLDSLKTVVDEAEADEVIVLTAPHYVEEFFHRDWASRARHKVGVPVLKLFAHSE; encoded by the coding sequence ATGATCGAGAAACCGCTCACCCCCGAGGACGTCGAATTCGTCACGACCCTCCACGGCGACGAGCGGATCTCGTTCATCGTGCTCATGCAGCCGCGCGGCGACCAGGCCGACGTCCTGCTCCGCGCGATCGACGACGTGGCGCTCGGGGAGCTGCGGGACGCCGCCAACGAGGGCGACGAACCCGAGGGCAAGGAGGCCCGCGAACCCGCCCGGCTGGCCCTCCAGCACTCGCTGCTCGCCCTGCGGGCGGCGGGGTCCGAAGCGGTGGGGCAGGTCGTGGAGGAGCACCCGCTGGACAGCCTCAAGACCGTGGTGGACGAGGCGGAAGCCGACGAGGTCATCGTGCTGACCGCCCCGCACTACGTGGAGGAGTTCTTCCACCGTGACTGGGCGTCCCGGGCCCGCCACAAGGTCGGCGTCCCGGTGCTCAAGCTCTTCGCGCACAGCGAATAG
- the msrB gene encoding peptide-methionine (R)-S-oxide reductase MsrB, whose amino-acid sequence MPYDIEKPDEQWREELSPAEYAVLRKAGTEPAFVGEYTDTKTEGVYSCRACGAELFRSDTKFESHCGWPSFYDPKDTDAVELIADNSHGMVRTEVRCARCGSHLGHVFEGEGYETPTDQRYCINSISLKLTPEA is encoded by the coding sequence GTGCCGTACGACATCGAGAAGCCAGACGAGCAGTGGCGGGAAGAGCTCTCCCCGGCCGAGTACGCCGTGCTGCGCAAGGCCGGGACCGAACCCGCCTTCGTGGGCGAGTACACCGACACCAAGACCGAGGGCGTCTACTCCTGCCGCGCCTGCGGGGCGGAGCTGTTCCGCTCCGACACGAAGTTCGAGTCGCACTGCGGCTGGCCGTCCTTCTACGACCCGAAGGACACCGACGCGGTCGAACTCATCGCGGACAACAGCCACGGCATGGTCCGCACCGAGGTGCGCTGCGCCCGCTGCGGTTCCCACCTCGGCCACGTCTTCGAGGGCGAGGGGTACGAGACCCCGACCGACCAGCGCTACTGCATCAACTCCATCTCGCTGAAGCTGACGCCCGAAGCCTGA
- a CDS encoding aminoglycoside phosphotransferase family protein — MNLECAAERLGLGRLLGAPLRLKDDEQGPVWKAVTDSGSWVVKLHRPWGDFWLSMAAQAGALEVAAWERGLAMPGPQSTTLAEAGLWRPIGGGVHARATRFVEGSHPTAPTSEALAAWAGGLVADLARCAIPADPAVDGDYRSHSRDEWEEWFAQAERLEVLSAEHVRVLRLSVEQAEAMAEDQQELGRTKLVMHRDIRHQNVLTGSGGPVLLDFDAAGAQEPWWELVLTAFGLAGFGRGLEVPERRIVEACLSGYVAAGGAVGAVDEFAFTGMFAGRVGTAAWQLWMACGHRGGSPEYRAGFARTLRESVEAMAVMREAMPTWATWLAAQTENAGRGAADRRSQGRSASSG; from the coding sequence ATGAACCTGGAGTGCGCGGCCGAGCGGCTCGGGTTGGGGCGGTTACTGGGAGCACCGCTGCGACTCAAGGACGACGAGCAGGGCCCGGTGTGGAAGGCCGTTACTGACTCCGGCTCATGGGTGGTGAAGCTGCACCGGCCCTGGGGTGACTTCTGGTTGTCCATGGCCGCTCAGGCGGGGGCGCTTGAAGTCGCCGCGTGGGAGAGAGGCCTCGCGATGCCCGGGCCGCAGTCGACGACTCTGGCCGAAGCGGGTCTGTGGCGACCGATCGGGGGCGGTGTCCACGCCCGCGCGACGCGCTTCGTCGAGGGCTCGCATCCGACCGCGCCGACGTCCGAAGCCTTGGCGGCATGGGCCGGAGGGCTCGTCGCCGACCTCGCCCGGTGCGCGATTCCGGCCGATCCGGCCGTCGATGGCGACTACCGGTCGCACTCCCGGGACGAGTGGGAGGAATGGTTCGCTCAGGCCGAACGCCTTGAGGTCCTCAGCGCCGAGCACGTCCGCGTCCTCAGGCTGTCGGTGGAACAGGCCGAGGCCATGGCCGAGGACCAGCAGGAGCTGGGGCGGACGAAGTTGGTCATGCACCGCGACATCCGGCACCAGAACGTTCTGACCGGCTCCGGTGGTCCGGTGCTGCTGGACTTCGATGCCGCCGGGGCGCAGGAGCCGTGGTGGGAGCTCGTCCTCACCGCCTTCGGTCTCGCCGGCTTCGGCCGTGGGCTGGAAGTGCCCGAGCGCCGCATCGTCGAAGCGTGCCTCTCCGGGTATGTCGCCGCGGGAGGGGCGGTCGGGGCGGTCGACGAGTTCGCGTTCACCGGTATGTTCGCCGGACGCGTAGGAACGGCGGCCTGGCAGCTGTGGATGGCCTGTGGCCACCGGGGCGGGAGCCCGGAGTACCGGGCCGGCTTCGCTCGGACGCTCAGGGAGTCGGTGGAAGCGATGGCCGTGATGCGCGAGGCCATGCCCACCTGGGCCACTTGGCTCGCCGCTCAGACGGAGAACGCCGGGCGCGGCGCCGCCGACCGCCGGTCCCAGGGGAGGAGCGCCTCCAGCGGGTGA
- a CDS encoding AIM24 family protein gives MKSDIFSGEHMAEQATAPGMTLQNTKSVKYAVSGEMHARQGSMIAFRGDLKFERKGQGIGGMLKRAVTGEGLPLMAVRGQGEAWFAHEAQNCYIVEIEQGDVLTINGRNVLCFDSTLAYEIKTVKGAGMTGGGLFNSVFSGYGKLGLICEGHPIVIPVTSHQPVFVDTDAVVGWSARLTTSLHRSQSFGSMVRGGSGEAVQLRLDGEGFVIVRPSELKPEKTSSS, from the coding sequence ATGAAGAGCGACATATTCTCCGGTGAGCACATGGCGGAGCAGGCCACCGCCCCCGGTATGACCCTGCAGAACACCAAGTCGGTCAAGTACGCGGTCAGCGGGGAGATGCACGCGCGCCAGGGATCGATGATCGCATTCCGCGGGGACCTGAAGTTCGAGCGCAAGGGCCAGGGGATCGGCGGCATGCTCAAGCGGGCCGTCACCGGTGAGGGGCTGCCGCTGATGGCGGTCCGCGGGCAGGGCGAGGCGTGGTTCGCCCACGAGGCGCAGAACTGTTACATCGTCGAGATCGAGCAGGGCGACGTGCTCACCATCAACGGTCGGAACGTCCTCTGTTTCGATTCGACGCTCGCGTACGAGATCAAGACCGTGAAGGGCGCCGGAATGACCGGCGGTGGCCTCTTCAACAGCGTCTTCAGCGGATACGGGAAGCTGGGCCTGATCTGCGAGGGCCATCCGATCGTGATACCCGTCACGTCGCACCAGCCGGTCTTCGTCGACACGGACGCGGTCGTCGGCTGGAGTGCCCGGCTCACCACCTCGCTGCACCGCTCCCAGAGCTTCGGCTCGATGGTGCGGGGAGGTTCGGGCGAGGCGGTCCAGCTGCGGCTGGACGGTGAGGGCTTCGTCATCGTGCGCCCGAGCGAGCTGAAGCCGGAGAAGACGTCGTCGAGCTGA
- a CDS encoding pyrimidine reductase family protein gives MRSLFPVTDLTVTAAPAPVGADDREWRLDELAEAYAYPAGPGSWLRANMVTTLDGAAQHDGRSQAISSPSDMRIFGTLRGLADVVIAGAETVRTEGYRPARAREAFAARRAAAGQGPAPAVAVVSGSLDLDFSAPLYTEPLVPTLVLTGADAPADRVSAARKAGARVVVAGEGARVDPARAVRELAALGLTRQLTEGGPRLLGQFVAAGVLDELCLTVSPMLTAGEAQRIAGGPSVPVPERFALAGLLEEDGFLFTRYRRR, from the coding sequence ATGCGAAGCCTGTTCCCTGTGACGGACCTGACAGTCACCGCCGCCCCCGCCCCGGTCGGCGCCGACGACCGCGAGTGGCGTCTCGACGAGCTGGCCGAGGCGTACGCCTACCCGGCCGGCCCCGGATCCTGGCTGCGCGCCAACATGGTCACCACCCTGGACGGCGCCGCCCAGCACGACGGCCGTTCACAGGCCATCTCCTCCCCTTCGGACATGCGGATCTTCGGCACCCTGCGGGGCCTCGCCGACGTCGTGATCGCCGGCGCGGAGACCGTACGTACGGAGGGCTACCGGCCCGCCCGTGCCCGGGAGGCGTTCGCCGCGCGGCGGGCGGCGGCCGGACAGGGGCCCGCTCCCGCCGTCGCCGTGGTCAGCGGAAGCCTCGACCTGGACTTCTCGGCCCCGCTCTACACCGAACCGCTGGTCCCGACCCTGGTGCTCACCGGGGCGGACGCGCCGGCCGACCGGGTCTCCGCCGCCCGGAAGGCGGGCGCCCGGGTGGTGGTCGCCGGTGAGGGCGCCCGGGTGGACCCCGCGAGAGCCGTCCGGGAGCTGGCCGCCCTCGGCCTGACCCGGCAGCTGACCGAGGGCGGGCCCCGCCTGCTCGGCCAGTTCGTCGCCGCCGGTGTGCTCGACGAGCTCTGCCTGACCGTCTCGCCGATGCTGACGGCGGGCGAGGCGCAGCGGATCGCGGGCGGCCCGTCCGTGCCCGTGCCGGAACGCTTCGCCCTGGCAGGGCTGCTGGAGGAGGACGGGTTCCTCTTCACCCGGTACCGCCGCCGCTGA
- a CDS encoding OsmC family protein yields the protein MATTRQAHTVWEGNLLEGKGVVTLDSSGVGEFPVSWPSRAEKANGKTSPEELIAAAHSSCFSMALSNGLAGAGTPPTRLNTQAEVTFQPGTGITGIHLTVEGQVPGLDEAGFVKAAEDAKANCPVSQALSGTTITLTATLA from the coding sequence ATGGCTACCACGCGTCAGGCCCACACGGTCTGGGAAGGCAACCTGCTGGAGGGCAAGGGTGTCGTCACCCTCGACTCGTCCGGTGTCGGCGAGTTCCCCGTCTCCTGGCCCTCGCGCGCCGAGAAGGCCAACGGCAAGACCAGCCCGGAGGAGCTCATCGCCGCCGCGCATTCCAGCTGCTTCTCGATGGCCCTCTCGAACGGCCTGGCCGGCGCCGGCACCCCGCCCACCCGTCTGAACACCCAGGCCGAGGTGACGTTCCAGCCCGGCACCGGCATCACCGGCATCCACCTCACGGTGGAGGGCCAGGTGCCCGGCCTGGACGAGGCGGGCTTCGTCAAGGCCGCCGAGGACGCCAAGGCCAACTGCCCGGTCAGCCAGGCGCTGTCCGGTACGACGATCACCCTGACGGCCACCCTCGCCTGA